CGGCAGCGCCGCCAGGTTGTACGACAGCGCCCAGGCCAGGTTCTGGCGCACCACGCGCATGGTGCGCAGCGCCTGGCCGCGCGCCCAGGCGATGGACATGAGGCGGGCGTCGAGCACCACGAAGTCCGAGCGCGCCTGCGCCAGCGGCACCGCGCGCCCGAAGGCAAAAGACACATGGGCAGCGGCGAGCACCGGCCCGTCGTTCAGGCCATCGCCCACCATGGCGCTGCGCTGCCCCTGCTGCTGCAGGTCCTGCAGCGCGCGCAGCTTGCCGTCCGGAGTGCAGCCGCCCGTGGCCAGCGCGATGCCGGCGGCCGCGGCCATGCGCTGCACCGGTGCATCGCGGTCGCCCGAGAGCAGGCGAATCTCAAGATTTTGTGCATGCAAGGCGCCCACCGCCGCCTTGGCGTCGGGGCGCAGCGCTTCTTCGAAGCGAAAGCTCGCCAGCCAGCCGTTCTCGTCGGCAAGATGGCACACCGGCCCGCGGGGCGGATCGGCGGCGTTCAGCGCCAGCGCGCAAAACGAGGCCGAACCCAGCCGGCAGGCCAGCACCCGCCCGTCGCCATCCGTGACCAGCCCGCTTACGCCCTGACCGGCCACTTCGCGCGCCTCCTGGGCCGCTGCGGCCCCGCCCTCGGTGCCGGCTGCCGCGACCAGCGCGCGCGAGACCGGGTGCAGGCTGCAACGCGCCAGTTGCACCGCCAGCGCCAGGGCCTGCTCGCGGCCAAGGCCGGCGCGCGTATCCACGCCGGCCAGAGCGAAGGCATCGCTCGTCAGCGTGCCGGTCTTGTCGAACACCAGGGTATCGATCTGCGCCAGCGCTTCGATGGCCTGCAGCCGGCGCACCAGGACCCCGCGCCGCGCCAGCGCGGCGGCGCTCGCCAACATGGCCGCAGGCGTTGCCAGCGACAGCGCGCAAGGGCAGGTCACGACCAGCACCGCCACCGCCACCATCAGCGCGCGCGCCGGGTCCTGCGGCCACCACCACGCGCCGGCAAGCGCGGCGATCAAGAGCACCGCCAGCAGAAACGGCCGCGCGATGCGATCGGCCAGGCGCGCGAGATCGGGCTTGTCGCTCGCGGCCTGCTCCATCAGGCCGACGATCTGCGCGTAGCGCGTCTGCGCGCCCACGGCGCTAGCACGCATCTGCACCGCTGCGCTCAGGTTGTGGCTGCCGGCAATCACCGCCTCGCCCGGGCCGCGGGCCAGTGCGCGCGACTCCCCGGTGAGCAGCGCTTCATCGACGCGGGTGTCGCCGTGCACGATCTGGCCGTCGGCCGGAAATGCCGTGCCGGGCAAGACGCGCAGCAAATCGCCCGGGCGCACGCGCCGTGCGGCCACGCGCTGCCATTGGCCGTCCGGCTGCAGGCGCTCCACGGTCTCCGGCAGGCGGTGCATCAGCGCTTCAAGCGCGCCCGCGGAGCGGTCGCGCAGGCGCAGCTCCAGCCAGCGACCCGCCAGCAGGAAGAAGACGAACATGGTCAGCGAATCGAAATAGACCTGATGGCCAAAGGCCCCCTCCGGCTCGAAGGTGCCCAGGCTGCTGACTGCGAAGGTGATCAGCACGCCCAGGGCCACCGGCACGTCCATGCCTATGCGCCGCGCGCGCAGATCCCGCCAGGCGGAGCCGAAAAAGGGCCGGCAGGAAAACAGCATCACCGGCAGCGCCAACACCCATTGCGCCCAGCGCAGCAGCTGCTCGATGTCGGGCGTGATGGCGCCGGGCGCGATGTAGGCGGGCCACGCATACATCATCACCTGCATCATCGAGACGCCGGCCACACCCAGGCGCCAGAGCATGCGCCGGCTTTCAGCCTGGCGCCGCCGCCCGGACTGCAGATCGGTGACAGGCAGCGCCCGGTAGCCGCTGCCCGCCAGCGCCTGCATCCAGCGCGAGGGGCGCGTGGCCCGCTCGTCCCACAGCACGCGCCCGCGCTGGCCGGCAGCGCTCACCTCGGCACGCAGCACGCCGGGTACCGCGCCCAGGAGCTGCTCCAGCGTGACCGCGCATGCCGCGCAGTGCATGCCTTCGAAGGCGACGATCGATTCCCACTGCCCGGGTCCACCCGCGCCTGGCGTGCTGAAGGCCTGCCATTCGTCGCGCTCGTCGAGCACGCCGAGCTCGGGCGCGGCCGCAGCCGCCGAGCGCTGCTCCGGCATGGGCCAAACGGTGGAATTCAAGGCATCTGCTCCCTGCATCGCGGCAGTGCGGGAAAGGGGCTCTGGGGTGTGGGGGCTGCGCGGGCGCCGGGCGCCGGCAGAAATGCGCGCAGCAGTCTAACCGCGGCAGGCCGCTGCGGCGATCGAGGTCTGAGCGCTTCTTGCGCCAGATCAAGGGCGGGCCACCGCGCAGCGCAGGGGCCCCCTCCTAGAATCGCCCGATGCAGACTTCTCTTGCGCTCACCGGGCTGTTCATGGGCCTGGTTGGCAGTCCCCACTGCATTGCCATGTGCGGCGCAGCCTGCGCCGGCATAGGTCAGGCAGGCGCGCCGCGGGTGCAGCAGTCGATCGCGGTGTTCCAGCTCGGCCGGCTGCTGGGCTACGCCGCGCTGGGCGCGCTTGCCGCGGCCTCGATGCAGGGGCTGGGCTGGCTCACGCTGCACTCTGCCGCGCTGCGCCCCGTGTGGAGCCTGATCCACGTGGCCGCGGCCGTGCTCGGGCTGGCGCTGCTCGTGCTCGGCCGCCAGCCGGTGTGGCTGGACAGCGGCGCGCAGCGTTTGTGGCTGCGCGTGCGCCGGGCCACGCGCGCCGTCGGCCTGGGCGCGCCCCTGGGTCTGGGTGCGGCCTGGGCGCTGCTGCCCTGCGGGCTGTTGTACTCGGCCGTGCTGGTTGCGGCGCTGGCAGGCAACCCCGCCGGCGGCGCCGCGGTCATGGCGCTGTTTGCCCTGGGCTCGGGCCTGGCCTTGTGGCTCGGCCCCTGGGCGTTGCTGCGTCTGGGCCGCAAGGGCATGGGCAGCACGGGCATGCGTCTGGCGGGCCTGGCGCTGCTGGCTTCCGCCGCCTGGGCGCTGTGGATGGGCCTGGCCCATGACCGGGCGCCCTGGTGCGTGGTTACCTGAAGCCAAGCCGCGCGAGCGGCCTGCGGTCACAATCGGCCGCATGAAGATCGCCACCTGGAACATCAATTCACTGACCGTGCGCCTGCCTCAGGTGCTGGTCTGGCTGGAGGCCAACCCGGTCGACGTGCTGGCGCTGCAGGAGCTCAAGCTCAGCGACGACAAGTTTCCGCACGACGCGTTTGAGCTGGCGGGCTACCACAGCAGCTGCTTCGGCCAGAAGACCTACAACGGTGTGGCCCTGATCGCGCGCGCGCCGCTGCGCGAAGTGGTGCGCAACATTCCGGGCTTCGAGGACGAGCAGGCACGCGCGATCGCCGCCACGCTGGACGCGCCCGGCGGTCGGCTGCGCATCATCAACGGGTATTTCGTCAACGGCCAGGCACCGGGCAGCGACAAGTTCGCCTACAAGATGCGCTGGCTGGCAGCGCTGCAGCAATGGGTAAGAGAGGAGCTGGCGCACCACCCGCGCCTGGTGCTGCTCGGCGACTTCAACATCGTGCCGCAAGACGACGACACCTGGGACCCGGTCGGGCTTGCCGGCACCATCTTGCACACGCCCGAGGAGCGCGCGCACTTCCAGGCGCTGCTGGCGCTGGGGCTGAGCGACAGCTTCCGGCTCTTCGAGCAGGCGCCGCAGACCTTTTCCTGGTGGGACTACCGCATGCTCGGTTTCCAGAAGAATCGCGGCATGCGCATAGACCACATCCTCGTGAGCGAGGCGCTCAAGGGCCAGGCGCGCGCCTGCGAAGTGGACCGCTCGCCGCGCAAGAACCGCCAACCCAGCGACCACGCGCCCGTGGTGCTGACTCTCGATGCCTGAGCCCGCGATGCATCCACTACCTACGCTTGCCGACCTGGGCACACGCCAGGACGCGCGCCTGCATGTGCTCATGGTATGCATGGGCAACATCTGCCGCAGCCCCACGGCCGAAGGCGTGCTGCGCCGGATGGCGCGTGAGGCGGGGCTTGCGCACAGCCTGCAGGTCGACTCCGCCGGCACGCACGACTACCACATCGGCGCCGCGCCGGACGCGCGCGCCTGCCGGCATGCGGGTGCGCGCGGCTACGACTTGTCGAGCCTGCGCGCACGCCAGCTGGTGCGCGAAGATTTCCAGCGCTTTGACCTGGTGCTGGTGATGGACGCCGCCAACGAGGCAGCGGCTCGGGCGCTGTGCCCGCCACAGTTTGCGTCGCGGATTGCGCGGCTGACCGACTTCTGCAGCACGCCGGCGTGCGCCGAGGTGCCCGACCCCTACTACGGCGGGGACGAAGGTTTCGAGCGGGTGCTGGACCTGGTGGAGGACGCGTGCCGCGGCCTGCTGAGGCAACTGCAGGCCCGGGGCCTGAGCTGAACGCGCTGCTGCGCCGCCCCCTTTATTTGATGCGCTCGAGCTCGCGGCGTATGCCGTCCACGTCGGCCTGGGCGCGGTCCAGGTTGGCCTTGAGCTCGGTGGTGCGCTCCTGGTAGGCCTGGGTATTGCGCATCTCCAGGGCGCTCTTTTGCGGAAAGCCGTTGTTGTATTCCTTGGTCAGCTCGGCCAGTTTGGCCTCGGCCTTGCGCAATTCGTCCTGCAGGATGGCCTGGCGGTCGGAATCGCGCGCCTTCTGGTCGGCCGCGCTCACCTTGGGCGCCGAAGCTGGCGAGGCGGCGGCCGGCGTGGCGGGCCGGCTGCTTTGCAGCACCGTGACGTTGCCGCCCTCCACCAGCTTGCAACCGCGCTCCTTGGCCTGGCTCGCGTTGTTGGTGTATTCGTTGCCGCAGCGGTAGATGCGGTCCTGCGCGCCCGCAGGCTGCCACACCAGTGCAAGCGCCAGGGCGGACAGGACAAACAGGGAATTTTTCATGCGTAACCTTGACTCAGCGGTGCTCGGGCGTCGGGATCGGCAAGTATGGACCATATGCCGAGGGCGCCTGCAGCCAGACGTCACAAAGCGTAATACATGTCGAATTCGGCCGGGTGCGGGGTCATACGCAGGCGCCGTACCTCGGCATGCTTGAGCTCGATGTAGGCGTCGAGCATGCCGTCGGAAAACACCCCGCCGCGCGTGAGAAAGCCTCGGTCTGCGTCGAGCGCGCCCAGCGCTTCTTCCAGACTCGCGCAGACCGTGGGCACCAGCGAATCTTCTTCAGGCGGCAGATGGTAGAGGTCCTTGGTCGCGGCTTCGCCCGGGTGGATCTGGTTTTCCACCCCGTCAAGCCCGGCCATCATCAGCGCGGCAAAGCCGAGGTAGGGGTTCATCAGCGGGTCGGGGAAGCGCGCCTCCACCCGCCGACCGCGCGGGTTGGCCACGTAGGGAATGCGGATCGAGGCCGAGCGGTTCCTGGCGCTGTAGGCGAGCTTGACCGGCGCCTCGAAGCCCGGCACCAGGCGCTTGTAGCTGTTGGTACCCGGGTTGGTGATGGCGTTGAGCGCGCGGGCGTGCTTGATCAGGCCGCCGATGTAGTGCAGCGCGAAATCCGACAGACCGGCGTAGCCGTCGCCCGCGAACAGGTTCTTGCCGTCCTTCCAGATCGACTGGTGCACGTGCATGCCGCTGCCGTTGTCGCCGGCGTAGGGCTTGGGCATGAAGGTGACGGTCTTGCCATAGGAATCGGCCACGTTCCAGATCACGTACTTCATGAGCTGGGTCCAGTCGGCGCGCTGCACCAGCGTGGAAAAGCGCGTGCCGATCTCGTTTTGCCCCGCGCCGCCCACTTCGTGGTGGAACACCTCCACCGGGATGCCGAGCGATTCGAGCACGCTGGACATCTGCGCGCGGATATCCTGGGCGCTGTCGACCGGCGGCACCGGCTGGTAGCCGCCCTTGGTCGCGGGGCGGTGGCCGCGGTTGCTGCCCTCCATGGGCGCACCGGTGTTCCACGGCGCTTCGTATTCGTCGATCTCGAAGAACACCTTGCCCGGTTCGGTGGCCCAGCGCACGCTGTCGAACATGAAGAATTCGGGTTCGGGCCCGAAGTAGGCGGTGTCGCCCAGGCCCGAGGCCTTCAGATAGGCCTCGGCGCGCTTGGCGATGGAGCGCGGGTCGCGGTCGTAGGCCTTGCCGTCGCCCGGCTCGACCACGTCGCACTGCAGGATGAGCGTGGTCTGCTCGAAGAACGGGTCGATGTTGGCCGTCTGCGGATCGGGCATGAGCTGCATGTCCGAGGCCTCTATGCCCTTCCAGCCCGGCATGGACGAGCCGTCGAAGGCATGGCCGCTGGCGAACTTGTCCTCGTCGAAATGGGAGACGGGAATGGTGACGTGGTGCTCCTTGCCGCGGGTGTCGGTAAAGCGCAGATCGACGAAACGCACTTCTCTTTCTTGCACCATCCGCATCACGTCGGCGACGGTCTTGGCCATCAGGCAACTCCTGGAGTGTCAAAGCCGCACGCCCGGAAAATGGCGTGGGCGAAAGCATGGAATTCTAAGGT
The DNA window shown above is from Comamonas sp. NLF-1-9 and carries:
- a CDS encoding exodeoxyribonuclease III, with protein sequence MKIATWNINSLTVRLPQVLVWLEANPVDVLALQELKLSDDKFPHDAFELAGYHSSCFGQKTYNGVALIARAPLREVVRNIPGFEDEQARAIAATLDAPGGRLRIINGYFVNGQAPGSDKFAYKMRWLAALQQWVREELAHHPRLVLLGDFNIVPQDDDTWDPVGLAGTILHTPEERAHFQALLALGLSDSFRLFEQAPQTFSWWDYRMLGFQKNRGMRIDHILVSEALKGQARACEVDRSPRKNRQPSDHAPVVLTLDA
- the glnA gene encoding type I glutamate--ammonia ligase produces the protein MAKTVADVMRMVQEREVRFVDLRFTDTRGKEHHVTIPVSHFDEDKFASGHAFDGSSMPGWKGIEASDMQLMPDPQTANIDPFFEQTTLILQCDVVEPGDGKAYDRDPRSIAKRAEAYLKASGLGDTAYFGPEPEFFMFDSVRWATEPGKVFFEIDEYEAPWNTGAPMEGSNRGHRPATKGGYQPVPPVDSAQDIRAQMSSVLESLGIPVEVFHHEVGGAGQNEIGTRFSTLVQRADWTQLMKYVIWNVADSYGKTVTFMPKPYAGDNGSGMHVHQSIWKDGKNLFAGDGYAGLSDFALHYIGGLIKHARALNAITNPGTNSYKRLVPGFEAPVKLAYSARNRSASIRIPYVANPRGRRVEARFPDPLMNPYLGFAALMMAGLDGVENQIHPGEAATKDLYHLPPEEDSLVPTVCASLEEALGALDADRGFLTRGGVFSDGMLDAYIELKHAEVRRLRMTPHPAEFDMYYAL
- a CDS encoding sulfite exporter TauE/SafE family protein, with translation MQTSLALTGLFMGLVGSPHCIAMCGAACAGIGQAGAPRVQQSIAVFQLGRLLGYAALGALAAASMQGLGWLTLHSAALRPVWSLIHVAAAVLGLALLVLGRQPVWLDSGAQRLWLRVRRATRAVGLGAPLGLGAAWALLPCGLLYSAVLVAALAGNPAGGAAVMALFALGSGLALWLGPWALLRLGRKGMGSTGMRLAGLALLASAAWALWMGLAHDRAPWCVVT
- a CDS encoding low molecular weight protein-tyrosine-phosphatase; this translates as MVCMGNICRSPTAEGVLRRMAREAGLAHSLQVDSAGTHDYHIGAAPDARACRHAGARGYDLSSLRARQLVREDFQRFDLVLVMDAANEAAARALCPPQFASRIARLTDFCSTPACAEVPDPYYGGDEGFERVLDLVEDACRGLLRQLQARGLS
- a CDS encoding cation-translocating P-type ATPase, which gives rise to MPEQRSAAAAAPELGVLDERDEWQAFSTPGAGGPGQWESIVAFEGMHCAACAVTLEQLLGAVPGVLRAEVSAAGQRGRVLWDERATRPSRWMQALAGSGYRALPVTDLQSGRRRQAESRRMLWRLGVAGVSMMQVMMYAWPAYIAPGAITPDIEQLLRWAQWVLALPVMLFSCRPFFGSAWRDLRARRIGMDVPVALGVLITFAVSSLGTFEPEGAFGHQVYFDSLTMFVFFLLAGRWLELRLRDRSAGALEALMHRLPETVERLQPDGQWQRVAARRVRPGDLLRVLPGTAFPADGQIVHGDTRVDEALLTGESRALARGPGEAVIAGSHNLSAAVQMRASAVGAQTRYAQIVGLMEQAASDKPDLARLADRIARPFLLAVLLIAALAGAWWWPQDPARALMVAVAVLVVTCPCALSLATPAAMLASAAALARRGVLVRRLQAIEALAQIDTLVFDKTGTLTSDAFALAGVDTRAGLGREQALALAVQLARCSLHPVSRALVAAAGTEGGAAAAQEAREVAGQGVSGLVTDGDGRVLACRLGSASFCALALNAADPPRGPVCHLADENGWLASFRFEEALRPDAKAAVGALHAQNLEIRLLSGDRDAPVQRMAAAAGIALATGGCTPDGKLRALQDLQQQGQRSAMVGDGLNDGPVLAAAHVSFAFGRAVPLAQARSDFVVLDARLMSIAWARGQALRTMRVVRQNLAWALSYNLAALPLAVLGYMPAWAAGLGMAASSLLVVANALRLNREPATGLEER